The DNA region CCGCGATGCCTGCCGAAGAGTGGCCGGACGCCCTGCTGCTGCTCGGCGATCAGGTGTACGCCGACGAACTGACCCCCGAGGCACGCCGCCACCTCGCCGGGCGCCGCTCCTCCGGCAAACGCCCGCCCGACGAAGTCGTGACCTTCACCGAGTACGAGGGTCTCTACCGGCACACCTGGGGCGACCCGGAGATCCGCTGGATCCTGTCGACTCTGCCCACCGCGATGATCTTCGACGACCACGACATCCGCGACGACTGGAACACCTCCGCGGCCTGGCGTGCCGAGGTCAACGCCAAACCATGGTGGCGGGATCGCATTCGGGCCGGACTCGGTTCCTACTGGGTGTACCAACACCTCGGCAATCTGAGCCCCGACGAGCTCGCCGAGGACGAGGACTACCAGAAGGTGCTGGCCACCGACGGCGATTGCTGGCCACATCTGATCGAGCTGGCTGACCGCGCCGACACCGAGGTCGACGGCGACAAGGGCCTGCGGTTCAGTTACCGCTGGGATCTGGGCCGCAGCCGTCTCATCGTGGTCGACTCGCGCAACGCCCGGATTCTCGACAGCGGTGATCGAAAGATGCTGGGCGACCGCGAGTTCCGCTGGCTGGAAGACCAGGTCAATGACAATCTGGAGTCACTGGACCACCTCGTCATCGGCTCATCGCTGCCCTGGTTGCTACCTCCCGTCCTCGGCGATCTGCAGACAGTCAACGAGATCTCCGCCAACCGAGGCGGGGCACGGGGCAAGATCGGCGAGAAGATCCGCCAGGCAGCCGACCTGGAGCACTGGCCGGCGTTCATGAACTCGTTCCTGCGGCTGAGCAACTTGATCGTCAAAGCAGCCACCCAACCCACGCGCGGGCCTGCAACAGTGTCGGTGCTGTCCGGCGATGTGCACCACAGCTACGCCGCGCGCGCCGACTTCCCCGGCACGCCGACCGCCCGCGTGTATCAGCTGGTGTGCTCGCCGGTGCACAACTACGTTCCCAGCTACGTGAAACCCGCATTCAAGCTCGGGTGGTCGCCCCGGGTGGCTCGGATGACCCGCCGCTGGGCCCGTCGCCACGGCTCCCCTGCGCTGCCCATGTCGTGGCGCAACCTCAGCGGGCCGCTGTTCGGCAATACCATCGCGAGCCTGAATGCCAAGGGGCGCAATGCCAGTGTGGTGTTCGAGCAGCCACGCGACAACGGCGAACTGGCCACCGCCGTCAGGATTGCACTCACCGACTGACCACGTTCTCGATCGCTTCGATCCGCACGGCGATTCCGTTGAGCACCGACATCCCGGCGAGGCGCTCGAGGTCGGCCGGCGCGTTCGACGTCAACTCGTTGACGTTGGCACCACCGGAGCGGTTCGCCAACTGCCAGCCACCCTGATGCCCCCACCCGTGCGGAATGGCCACGGTGCCCGGTGCCATCTCGTCGGTGATCCGCACCTCGGTCTCGATCGCCCCGTGCGGCGACGTGATCCGCA from Mycobacterium sp. DL includes:
- a CDS encoding alkaline phosphatase D family protein, with the protein product MPLLLGPILRHVGETTAMVWVQTDAPAEVEVLNCATRTFEVQGHHYALVPVTGLAPDSTIEYQVRVDGTQVWPEPDSQFPPSVIRTRGPDTADRLRIIFGSCRYPKTGDAAIDDKLGLDALDCYATRLTAMPAEEWPDALLLLGDQVYADELTPEARRHLAGRRSSGKRPPDEVVTFTEYEGLYRHTWGDPEIRWILSTLPTAMIFDDHDIRDDWNTSAAWRAEVNAKPWWRDRIRAGLGSYWVYQHLGNLSPDELAEDEDYQKVLATDGDCWPHLIELADRADTEVDGDKGLRFSYRWDLGRSRLIVVDSRNARILDSGDRKMLGDREFRWLEDQVNDNLESLDHLVIGSSLPWLLPPVLGDLQTVNEISANRGGARGKIGEKIRQAADLEHWPAFMNSFLRLSNLIVKAATQPTRGPATVSVLSGDVHHSYAARADFPGTPTARVYQLVCSPVHNYVPSYVKPAFKLGWSPRVARMTRRWARRHGSPALPMSWRNLSGPLFGNTIASLNAKGRNASVVFEQPRDNGELATAVRIALTD